The genome window GGCGGTTCCGCGATGTTAAAAGGATACGAGATGGAGAACTTCCGGTTCGATGTGTATGTCGATGAAGTGCGGATTCACTATCCCGAAGGTTTGCGAAGCACGATCAGCGGTGAGTTGCATTTACAAAAGGAAAAGGAAGCGAGCTATTTGACCGGTGACCTGGATATACTCCAGGGCATTTATGTGAGAAGCTTTGAAGAATCACCTTCGATATTTCGATACGCTAGAGTACCGGGGTTCGCGGCTCCCGCTGGAGCGTTTGACGACGTGAAATTGAATATCCATATTGATGCAAACGGATCGCTCCTGGTGAGAAATAATTTTGCAAATATGGAAACTTCAGCCAATCTGAATATTATCGGGACGTTCAACGACCCCGTGATCACGGGTCGTTTGGAAGTTGTGTCCGGTGAGATTACTTTTAGAGACCGCGATTACAGAATTGTGCGGGGATCACTCGATTTCTCCAATCCATACAGGACTGAGCCACAATTGAATTTTGTAGCCGAAACGAGAATTCGCGAATATCAAATCAAGCTGAGCTTCAGTGGAACATTCGACCGCATCTATCATGACATCACTTCCGACCCGCCACTTCCGAGAGATGACCTGTACGCGCTCCTGGGAGCGGGCAGCACACAAAGGGAGACTCAAGGCGCGGGAATTTCAACAGTGCTGCTTGAGGAAGGAGCCGGTATCGTAGCAGCGCCGCTTGCTTCACCGATTGAGCGGGGTTTCCGCAAAGCGTTCGGCTTGCAGCGCTTTCACATTGACCCGACCTATGTTCAAAGCCGTGAAGTTGCTACAGCAAGGATTACTCTGGAGAAGGACATCTCCTCCGATTTCTCCGTGACCTACTCCACAAATCTCTTTACCGTGGCAGAGGAAATCATTCTTTTGCAATACCAATTAACGCAAGAAATTCGCATCACCGCCTCCAAGGATGAACAGGCTCGCTATGGTGTGGATGTCCTGGTTACTAAGACATTCGAGTAGGGTTTCGTTTCACCAATCAAGTTTGCGCACGACCTTTTCTCCCCCTTATAAAGTGGGAGACAGAAGAGGGGGTTGTCCGAAAACCATGAGTTCCAACCTCCCCTTAATCCCCTCCTTCATAAGGAGGGGAAAATCACGCACCAACGCCATATCTATTCTTGTGACCATTCTTCTCTTATCTACCTGGTCTGTTGGTGCGCAGGATTTTGCTGATTTTCAATTCAAACGGATTGGGAAAATCATCCTTCAGGCCGACACACCGGTGGATGAGGAATTGCTGCTTGGTCTGATCGAGCTCACGCCTAACGTGGATATTCTGACTCGATCAAAAATTCGGCGATCGATCGAACTCCTTTATGCCACAGGAAACTTCACCAACGTTCTGGTGGATGCGAATCTGTCGGGGGATCGTGTCGATTTAACCTTCATCCTGCGATCGGTCTACCGGATCGAATCGATCGATCTTGAGGGCGATACCGGGATTAGAAAGGGGAAAGTTCGAAGACGAATGCGCCTGAGAAAATTGGAACCTTACACTCCCGAAGGCGTGCTTTCGGGAAGGGACGATATCCTCTCCGTCCTGCGTGAAAACGGATATTACAACGCTCGTGTTACGCCGGATGTTGTGTTGTTTCGGACGCGTAAGCGCTCAAAGATCTCCTATCTGGTTGTAGCAGGTTTACCCGCGCGCGTTGCATCAGTTGACGTTGAAGGAAAACCGGGTTTTCCGGAGTCCAGAATCATCTCCTTGATGAAATCCAAGCCGGGATCCAGATTCAAAGAACAACACTACACCCGGGACCTGGAGAAAATCGAAGAGTTCTATGATCGCCAGGGCCACCTAGAACACTCAATTCGCGATGAAAAGAAAATCCTGCCACCTCCTGCGGTAAGCATTGGACTCAATATCGATTCGGGGCGGGAACTTGTATTGGAAACCGTTGGATATTCTTTTGATCAGAATCTGCTTCGTGAAAAAGTCCCCATCTGGGTGGAACATAGCTATAACGATGACACACTTGATGAAGGGAAAAGGTCACTTATTGATTACCTTCAGCAAAAAGGTTACTACGAAGCGGCAATTACATGGACAAAAGATACATCGGGAGAAAAAATTCTTATCCGATATGTCGTAGAACCTGGAATCAAATATGCAGTAAGCGAGATTGATATCGCCGGCAATCAAAATATTCCCGATGAAGATCTGCGCGAGGTAATGCAAACCAAAACGAAAGGCTTGTTTGGTGGAGCGCCTCTGGTTTCAAAAGTGTTTGAAGCAGATCAGAATACAATTCTCAGCGCCTACAAGCTGAAAGGATTCCTCTTTGCCCGCTTTACAAAGCGGGAGGTCTTGCGATTCCCGAATGGGAAAATCAAACTGAGCGTGGAACTTGAAGAAGGCCCCAGATCGATTGTCACAGATATCAGGATCCGGGGAAATCAAGTATTCACAACCGAGGAACTGCTGGCGCGTTTTCGGCAAAAGAAGGACCAACCTGTAAGCGAAGCAAAAGTCAAAGCTGATTCTGATTTTCTTATCAGTCTTTATTCTGACCGCGGCTATCCAAGAATGCAGGTGGAAAACCGGCTGCGGCTATCGCAGGATAAAATGCGTGCGTCACTCGAATACAGGATCACGGAAGGAGAACAGGTGTTTGTGGACCGTATCGTATTCAGCGGGAATTATCGCACGAAGCGGGGAGTCATGGAAGAAAGTCTGTTCTTTGAAGAAGATGAACCCCTGAGCCTTCGCAAGATCTCGGAAAGCCAAAGCCGTTTGTACGGATTGAATATTTTTGATCGGGTGGAGGTCGAGATTCCGCGTCCCGATAGTTTGCAGAAGTTTCAAAATGTTTTGATTCGTTTAACAGAATCGAAACCTTATACGATCACTTACGGCGCCGGATACCAGAGCTTTGACCGGTTTCGTGGAATTTTTGGAATCTCAAACAGGAACTGGTTCGGCACTGCGCGAACGATAGCTCTCAATACGCGC of bacterium contains these proteins:
- the bamA gene encoding outer membrane protein assembly factor BamA, producing MSSNLPLIPSFIRRGKSRTNAISILVTILLLSTWSVGAQDFADFQFKRIGKIILQADTPVDEELLLGLIELTPNVDILTRSKIRRSIELLYATGNFTNVLVDANLSGDRVDLTFILRSVYRIESIDLEGDTGIRKGKVRRRMRLRKLEPYTPEGVLSGRDDILSVLRENGYYNARVTPDVVLFRTRKRSKISYLVVAGLPARVASVDVEGKPGFPESRIISLMKSKPGSRFKEQHYTRDLEKIEEFYDRQGHLEHSIRDEKKILPPPAVSIGLNIDSGRELVLETVGYSFDQNLLREKVPIWVEHSYNDDTLDEGKRSLIDYLQQKGYYEAAITWTKDTSGEKILIRYVVEPGIKYAVSEIDIAGNQNIPDEDLREVMQTKTKGLFGGAPLVSKVFEADQNTILSAYKLKGFLFARFTKREVLRFPNGKIKLSVELEEGPRSIVTDIRIRGNQVFTTEELLARFRQKKDQPVSEAKVKADSDFLISLYSDRGYPRMQVENRLRLSQDKMRASLEYRITEGEQVFVDRIVFSGNYRTKRGVMEESLFFEEDEPLSLRKISESQSRLYGLNIFDRVEVEIPRPDSLQKFQNVLIRLTESKPYTITYGAGYQSFDRFRGIFGISNRNWFGTARTIALNTRAGFREGRVLISYLDPHLFFHRLTSDVSVFGEYGKRESFSFRRYGSSLHLERKLSAESTYQEVGTEPEPSKSIFLRYVFENIDTDGEPEVVEPEDRPFLAIRISSVTFGAVRDNRDNAIDPVYGNFLSSNLQFASNVLGSETDFVKSFSQAQYYLQWNRTVIASSLRLGLAWGFRTTNELPLSQRFFAGGGRTIRGFEQDTAGPLENGVPKGGNMLTILNLEYRFPVYKSLGAVVFFDYGTVFPEVSDFTLEGMREAAGIGIRYKTPIGPLTLDWGYKLDRQSGESPSEFFISVGHAF